Proteins encoded together in one Candidatus Deferrimicrobium sp. window:
- the map gene encoding type I methionyl aminopeptidase: MILVKSPREIEAMRRAGAVVGRFFEEVRPLILPGVSTWDLEVFADRFIARNGVRSAFKGYMGYPAHLCTSINEEVVHGIPSKDRVVREGDILSIDFGIVREGFYGDSARTFPVGEVNGVSSRLLAATERSLAAGIGEMRPGNRLGDVSAAVQAAAESEGFSVVRDFVGHGIGRSLHEDPQIPNFGKPGVGPKLMPGMTLAIEPMVNAGGWPVEVLTDGWTVVTRDRSRSAHFEHTVAVTEDGYQILSIP, encoded by the coding sequence ATGATTCTTGTAAAGTCGCCTCGGGAGATCGAGGCGATGCGGCGCGCGGGCGCCGTCGTAGGCAGGTTCTTTGAGGAAGTGAGGCCGTTGATCCTCCCAGGGGTCAGCACGTGGGACCTTGAAGTCTTTGCGGACCGGTTCATCGCACGGAACGGAGTCCGAAGCGCCTTCAAGGGATATATGGGGTACCCGGCGCACCTGTGCACCTCCATCAACGAGGAGGTGGTGCACGGCATCCCGTCGAAGGACCGGGTGGTCCGGGAGGGCGACATCCTGAGCATCGATTTCGGTATCGTGCGGGAGGGATTCTACGGGGATTCCGCGAGGACCTTTCCCGTTGGAGAGGTGAACGGCGTTTCCTCCCGACTTCTCGCCGCGACGGAACGGTCCCTCGCGGCGGGGATCGGCGAAATGCGGCCGGGAAACCGGTTGGGCGATGTTTCGGCGGCAGTGCAGGCGGCGGCGGAGTCCGAAGGGTTCTCTGTGGTACGCGACTTCGTCGGTCACGGAATCGGCAGGTCGCTGCACGAGGACCCTCAGATCCCGAATTTCGGCAAGCCGGGGGTGGGTCCGAAACTGATGCCGGGAATGACCCTGGCCATCGAGCCGATGGTGAACGCAGGGGGATGGCCCGTGGAGGTCCTGACGGATGGGTGGACGGTCGTGACGCGCGACAGGAGCCGGTCGGCACACTTCGAACACACGGTGGCCGTCACCGAAGACGGATATCAGATATTAAGTATTCCATGA
- a CDS encoding adenylate kinase, which produces MGIILLGPPGAGKGTQAKKLTQTFSIPQISTGDMLRAAVKNGTALGKQAKAFMDAGGLVPDEVVIGIVKERLAEPDCGNGFILDGFPRTIPQAEALDRVAKELGKEIRFVLSLQVDQNALMERLCGRRTCTGCGAMYHVKFNPPKVAGKCDKCGTALIQRDDDKEETIKNRLANYNKATAPLLDYYRKTGKIRSVMASGDIDAIYAEIVKILR; this is translated from the coding sequence ATGGGAATCATCCTTCTGGGCCCCCCCGGCGCGGGGAAGGGCACCCAGGCCAAGAAGTTGACCCAGACGTTCTCGATACCGCAGATCTCGACGGGGGACATGCTCCGGGCGGCGGTCAAGAACGGGACGGCGCTCGGCAAGCAGGCCAAGGCGTTCATGGACGCGGGTGGGTTGGTTCCCGACGAGGTGGTCATCGGCATCGTCAAGGAGCGTCTCGCGGAACCTGACTGCGGGAATGGATTCATTCTCGACGGATTTCCGAGGACGATCCCGCAGGCCGAGGCGCTCGACCGGGTGGCGAAGGAACTGGGGAAGGAGATCCGCTTCGTTCTCTCGCTCCAAGTCGACCAGAACGCACTGATGGAGCGGCTCTGCGGACGCCGGACCTGCACCGGTTGCGGAGCGATGTACCACGTGAAGTTCAACCCGCCCAAGGTCGCGGGGAAGTGCGACAAGTGCGGAACGGCCCTGATCCAGCGGGACGACGACAAGGAAGAGACGATCAAGAACCGGTTGGCCAACTACAATAAGGCCACCGCTCCGCTGCTCGATTATTACAGGAAAACGGGGAAAATCCGCTCCGTGATGGCTTCGGGCGATATCGACGCCATCTACGCCGAGATCGTGAAGATTCTGCGGTAG
- the secY gene encoding preprotein translocase subunit SecY, with the protein MLEGFQNITRVPELKRRILVTGLLLIVYRIGIHIPTPGIDNLALKAVFDAQAGTLFGLIDMFSGGALARFSIFTLGIMPYISSSIILQLLTVVIPQLEKLSKEGELGRRKITQYTRYGTIVLSVIQGMGIAVGLESVSAGTGSVVYHPGWAFRIMTVITLTSGTAFLMWLGEQITERGIGNGISLIIFAGIVARFPSGLVRTVTLVRTGEMNIFSALFLLALMIAVVAVIIFFERAHRRIPVQYARRIVGRKVYGGQSTHLPLKVNTAGVIPPIFASSILLFPATIANFIKHPITRTISDALTPGRVGYELLFVAFIIFFCYFYTAVTFNPVDVADNMKKYGGFVPGIRPGKKTAEYIDKILTRITLGGAIYVSVICVLPSILIARFNVPFYFGGTGLLIVVGVAMDTVQQIESHLITRHYEGFLKKGQMKGRRG; encoded by the coding sequence GTGCTCGAGGGTTTCCAGAATATTACTCGGGTTCCCGAGCTCAAGCGGCGGATCCTCGTCACAGGCCTCCTGCTCATCGTCTATCGCATCGGGATCCACATCCCCACGCCCGGGATCGACAACCTTGCGCTCAAGGCGGTGTTCGACGCCCAGGCGGGGACCCTCTTCGGGCTGATCGACATGTTCTCCGGGGGGGCGCTCGCGCGTTTCTCCATCTTCACTCTCGGGATCATGCCGTACATCAGCTCCTCGATCATTCTCCAGCTGCTGACGGTCGTCATCCCGCAGCTCGAGAAGCTCTCCAAGGAAGGGGAGCTCGGCCGGCGGAAAATCACGCAGTACACCCGGTACGGAACGATCGTCCTCTCCGTCATCCAGGGAATGGGGATCGCCGTTGGCCTGGAAAGCGTTTCGGCGGGGACGGGATCCGTCGTCTACCACCCGGGATGGGCGTTCCGGATCATGACGGTCATCACCCTCACCTCGGGAACGGCGTTCCTGATGTGGCTGGGGGAACAGATCACGGAACGGGGGATCGGCAACGGGATCTCCCTCATCATTTTCGCCGGTATCGTGGCCCGGTTCCCGAGCGGCCTGGTCCGCACGGTCACCCTGGTTCGAACCGGTGAAATGAACATCTTCTCCGCCCTTTTCCTGCTCGCGCTCATGATCGCCGTCGTCGCCGTCATCATCTTTTTCGAGCGGGCGCACCGGCGGATCCCCGTACAGTACGCCCGCAGAATCGTCGGGCGAAAGGTCTACGGCGGGCAGAGCACCCACCTGCCCCTGAAGGTGAACACGGCCGGCGTCATTCCTCCGATCTTCGCCTCCTCGATCCTGCTCTTCCCCGCGACGATCGCCAACTTCATCAAGCACCCGATCACGCGGACGATTTCCGACGCCTTGACGCCGGGCCGGGTCGGGTACGAACTGCTCTTCGTCGCCTTCATCATCTTCTTCTGCTACTTCTACACGGCGGTCACGTTCAATCCGGTCGACGTCGCGGACAACATGAAGAAGTACGGAGGTTTCGTCCCCGGGATCCGTCCCGGAAAGAAGACGGCGGAGTACATCGACAAGATCCTGACGCGGATCACCCTGGGCGGCGCGATCTACGTGTCCGTCATCTGCGTATTGCCCAGCATCCTCATCGCCCGTTTCAACGTCCCGTTCTATTTCGGCGGGACAGGGCTGCTGATCGTGGTCGGGGTCGCGATGGACACGGTCCAGCAGATCGAGTCGCACCTGATTACGAGGCATTACGAAGGGTTCCTCAAGAAAGGCCAGATGAAGGGGAGGAGGGGATAA
- the rplO gene encoding 50S ribosomal protein L15, translated as MKLTDLRPAKGAKSARKRVGRGEGSGLGKTSGKGNKGLKARSGGGTKPGYEGGQMPLQRRLPKRGFVNVFREEMAVVNVKELNRFEAGSVVDVETLRQEGLVKGACPGGVKLLGNGEVTRKLIVKVDRASKAAVEKVAAAGGTVEV; from the coding sequence ATGAAACTCACGGATCTCCGCCCCGCAAAAGGGGCGAAAAGCGCGCGGAAGCGCGTCGGCCGGGGCGAAGGTTCCGGGCTCGGAAAAACCTCCGGCAAGGGGAACAAGGGGCTCAAGGCACGCAGCGGCGGCGGGACGAAGCCGGGGTATGAAGGCGGTCAGATGCCTCTCCAGCGGCGGCTCCCCAAGCGTGGATTCGTCAATGTCTTCCGGGAGGAGATGGCCGTCGTCAATGTGAAGGAACTGAACCGGTTCGAGGCGGGCTCCGTCGTCGACGTCGAGACGCTTCGGCAGGAGGGGCTGGTGAAGGGCGCCTGTCCTGGGGGGGTCAAGCTTCTCGGAAACGGCGAGGTCACCCGAAAACTCATCGTGAAAGTGGATCGTGCCAGCAAGGCCGCCGTCGAAAAGGTCGCTGCCGCTGGCGGGACCGTGGAGGTCTGA
- the rpmD gene encoding 50S ribosomal protein L30 → MSGKLRITLVRGLSGHTAYHRKVVRGLGITRVNRPVVRLDTPEIRGMVEKVKFLVRMEEVGEAS, encoded by the coding sequence ATGAGCGGAAAACTGCGCATCACGCTCGTGCGGGGCTTGAGCGGGCATACCGCGTACCACCGAAAGGTCGTTCGGGGGCTCGGGATCACACGGGTGAACCGTCCCGTCGTCCGGCTGGACACGCCGGAGATCCGCGGGATGGTGGAGAAGGTCAAGTTCCTCGTCCGGATGGAAGAGGTGGGAGAGGCGTCATGA
- the rpsE gene encoding 30S ribosomal protein S5 has product MKRVDPEGLDLKDRVVHISRVAKVVKGGRRFSFSAVVVVGDANGHVGTGLGKANEVPDAIRKAVQNAKRSLIMVPLVEGTIPHGVVGVFGAAKVIIRPASPGTGVIAGGGVRAVIESSGISNILTKSLGSNNPHNLVKATIEGLSQLRTAAQILAVRGPREEEATA; this is encoded by the coding sequence TTGAAAAGAGTCGATCCGGAAGGGCTGGATTTAAAGGACCGCGTCGTTCACATCAGCCGCGTAGCAAAGGTCGTGAAGGGCGGGCGTCGCTTCTCCTTCAGCGCGGTGGTCGTCGTCGGCGACGCCAACGGGCACGTCGGGACGGGTCTCGGGAAGGCGAACGAAGTTCCCGACGCGATCCGAAAGGCGGTGCAGAACGCCAAACGGTCGCTGATCATGGTTCCGCTGGTGGAAGGCACGATCCCGCACGGGGTGGTCGGCGTGTTCGGAGCGGCGAAGGTCATCATCCGGCCGGCCTCTCCCGGGACAGGCGTCATCGCGGGCGGCGGAGTCCGCGCGGTGATCGAATCCAGCGGGATCTCGAACATCCTGACGAAGTCCCTGGGGAGCAACAATCCTCACAACCTCGTGAAGGCGACGATCGAGGGGCTATCCCAGTTGCGTACAGCGGCACAAATCCTCGCGGTCCGGGGCCCGAGAGAGGAAGAGGCGACGGCATGA